Genomic window (Stenotrophomonas maltophilia):
CCTGCGCTACGACAGTGCCGGGGCGTTCGTGACCATGTTCCGCAAAACCGTGGGCGCGCCCCCCAAGCGCTTCCTGGCGGAACGAGGCACTCGGCAGCAGGCATCGGACGCCGACGATCAGCGGCCGCAGGAGCCACGTTGACGGATGCGGGAGCGCGTGTCTCCCGCACCGGCAAGGACTGCCCTTCCGTTCAGCGCTGGTAGTCCTTCAGGAACAACCAGGTGATCAGCGTGGCATCCGGCCCCTTTGGATCGGTGAACGGCAGGCCGGACTGGCTGCCGCTCCACGCATGGCCCATGCCCTGCACCACATAGTGCTGCACCAGCGTCCTGCCACCGTAGGCGTAGGTATCCACTGTATACGCACGCCCACCCGGCACCTGGCCGTGATAGGTGCTGGTCGGCACGTACTTCACCGAGTCGTTGTCCAGGGCGTCGTCGGCCAGATCATTGGTCTGCAGGAACTGGCGCACGGCCTGCTGGCCGTTCACCGGATTGACGGTGAGGTCGGCGCTGCCGTGGAACACTAGCACCGGCAGCGGTCGCGGCGACGGCGATCCCGAGCACTGCCAGGCAAGACGGCCATTGCTGTCCGGCGAATAGATGCTGCCGGCCAGCAACGCATAGGCGCTACCGGAAATCGTGGTCGCACCCTTGAACATGCCGCCGGAGTGGATGGCGCCGGCAGCGAACACATCCGAATAGCAGGCCAGCATGATCGAGGTCATCGCGCCGCCCGCGGAAATGCCGGTGACATAGACCCGGTGCGGATCCACGCTGTAGTCCGCCTTCACCCTGTCCACGATGCCGGCCAGGATCGAAGCCTCGCCGCTGTCGCGCGCCTGGTTGATCGGCAACTGCCAGTTCCAGCAGCGTGCCGGATTGGAGGTGACGTTCTGCCGGGGGTAGACCACGATGAACCCTTCTGTGTCGGCCACATCATTGAAACCCGACGCCTCGCCCATCAGGTTCGGCCCGGTCACGCAGCCATGCAGCACCAGCAGCAGCGGCAGCGGCTGGCTGTCGTCGTAGCCGGCCGGCACCCACACCTGGTACTCGCGGGCGCCGAACAGATTGCCGTACAGGCCGATATCCCAATGCCCGGCCGGGCCAGCGGCAACAGCGCTGCCCGCCATCGCCAGCCAACTGCACAACACCAGCAGTACCACCTTGATCGAATCGATTCCGGATTTCATGGCCAGATCCTCGTGCGTGAGTCGTGGATGAAGTAGTACCGGGGACCGCTTCCGGCTGGGGGCGCGCCCAGTATCCGCATCCACGGGCCGCTGCCGACTGGACCTAGGTCCACTCGCTGCTGGCCGATGACACCGCTAGCCTTGACTCCAGGGGTGGCAATGGGCCATCCGCACGCTCATGCCTGGGGGAGGACCGAATGAAACGGAATTGTTTGAGTCTCATGATCGGCGCGCTGCTGGCCACGGGGCCGGTACTGGCACAGGACGCGCCTACAGCAGGCAGATCCGCTTCGCCGACCAACCTGGACAGCATCAAGGTCACCGCGCGCAAGCGCGAGGAGACCCTGCAGGAAGTGCCGGTGGCAGTCACCGCCTTTACCTCGGAGGCGCTGGACAGGATGAATGTCCAGGACATCAGCGACCTGGACGCGCAGGTGCCGAACCTGACCATCTACGCGGCGCGCGGCGCCAGCAGCACGGTCACCGCCTACATCCGCGGCATCGGCCAGTCCGACCCCACCTGGGGCGCGGACCCGGGCGTGGGCATCTATCTGGATGACGTCTACATCGCGCGCCCGCAGGGCGCCCTGCTGGACGTGTTCGATGTCTCACGCATCGAAGTGCTGCGCGGCCCGCAGGGCACGCTCTACGGCAAGAACACCATCGGCGGCGCGATCAAGTACATCTCGCGCGGCCTGCCGACCCAGACCGAGGGCTTCGCCCAGATCACCGTGGGCAACTACAGCCAGCTGGATGCAAAAGCGGCCATCGGCGGCCCGATTGGTGGTGCCGACAGTGGCCTGCGCGCCCGCGTGGCGGTGGCCAGCATGAACCACGACGGGTTTGGCGAGAACACCTTCAACGGCCAACCGGTCAGCGACAAGCAGATCAATGCCGCACGACTGAACGTCGGCGCGTATGCGGGCGACGACTTCGACGTGCAGTTCGCGCTGGACTGGATCGACGACCAGTCCGGCATGCGCGGCTCGAAGATGCTGGCGCCCAATCCGTTCCTGCGCGCCTACCCTCCGATGGACAGCCGCTACGACATCCGCTCGGGCATGCGCAACCTCAACAACGTGGAAACCAAGGGCGCTTCGGCCACGGTGAACTGGCGGCCGAACGAGGATATCGCGGTGAAGTACGTGGTGGCCAAGCGTGAGTCGGACAGCGAAGCCAACATCGACTTCGATACCACGCCGGTCAAGCTGGCCGACGTGGGTGGCACCTATCACGACGACCAGGTCAGCAACGAAGTGCAGTTGAACTACGACGCCGGCGGCCGCGTGCGCGGCGTGGTCGGCCTGTACCAGTTCAGTGGCGAGGCCGGTGGTCAGATCCAGAACAACTACTTCAGCGCCCAGTTCGCCGACAACCAGGGCAAGGTGCTGACCGACAGCATCGCGCTGTATGCGGACTGGACCTTCGACCTGACCAGCAAGCTGAAGCTCGATGTCGGTGCCCGCTACACCGACGAGGACAAGCGCGCGATCGTGCTCAACCGCCTGTACGCCGACCCGGGCTTCAGCAGGCCGGTGGCGGTGACCGCGGACTTCGACAAGAAGACCAACTTCAAGAACGTCTCGCCCAAGGTCTCGCTGGACTACCAGATCACCCCGGACATCATGGTCTACGGTCTGGCCACGCGTGGCTTCAAGTCAGGCGGTTACAACATCCGCGCCAACGCCGTGGCGGTGCCGCGCTCGGCCGAGCCGTTCGACGACGAGACCGTGGACAGTTACGAAGTCGGCAGCAAGATGGCCTTCCTCGACCAGCGCCTGTTCCTCAATCTGTCGGCCTTCTACAACAAGTACAAGGACATCCAGCTGTCGGTGTTCACCGGCCTGGATACCAATGGCGATGGCATCGACGATTCGTTCTTCGGCGACTTCACCAATGCCGGCGCGGGCACGGTCAAGGGCCTGGAAGTCGAATACCAGTATCTGCCCAGCCAGCACTGGCTGATCTCCGGCAACCTGGCCTGGCTGGACACCAAGTACGACGAGTACATGGACCGTGGCGTCAATGTGGCCAAGCAGATGAAATTCACCAATGCGCCGGAATTCTCGGGTGCATTCAACGTGGAGTACCGCACCGAGCTGGCCAATGGCAGCAATCTGTCGGCACGGGTGAGCTACAGCTACCAGAGCGAGGTGTGGCCGACCACCGACCTGAGCCCGGTGATCAAGCAGGATGGCTACGGCCTGGTCAATGCCGGCGTCATCTGGCGCCTGGATGATGCGTGGACCTTCTCGCTGCAGGGCACCAACCTGACTGACAAGGAATACCGCACCACCGGCTACAACATTCCCGCAGTCGGCACGCTGATTGGCTTCTATGGCCCGCCGCGCCAATATAGCCTCAGCGTCCGTTACGATTTCTAGCGCATCCGATTCGATTTCCAGGAAACCCCTGCATGATGCAGTCTTACGTAGATCTGTACTGGAACAGTGACGATGGCCTGCGCCTGCACGCGCGTGACCATGCAGCGGACGTCGGGCAGGTGCCCCGCGGCACCGTGGTCTGCATTCCCGGCCTGACCCGCAATGGTGCCGATTTCGATGCACTGGCCGAGACACTCACCGCCGAGGGCTGGCGCGTGATCGCGGTCGATCTGCGCGGTCGCGCCGGTTCGGAGCGCGCACATGACCCGTCCAGCTACAACCCGCGCACCTATGCGGACGACATGGTCGCACTGCTGCGTTCGCAGAACATCGACAAGGCCGTGTTCGTCGGCACCTCGCTGGGCGTGCTGGTGACCATTACCCTCGCCTCCCGCGCACCTGAGCGGATTGCTGGGGCAGTGCTCAACGATGCTGGCCCCAGGGTGCCACGCGAGGCACTGGCACGGATCGGCAAGTACGCCGGCAAGCCGGTGCCGCCGATGGATCTGGAGCAGGCCACCGCCTATGTGGCGTCGATCGGCAAGGCCGCGTTCCCGCGTTTCGGCACCGATGACTGGCGGGCGATGGCCGTGCGCACCTTCCGCCCGCGCAGCGATGGACTGTTGGAGCTGGATTACGACCCGGCGGTGATCCGAACCACGCGCCCGTGGCTGCTGTGGCTGTTGCGTCCGGTGCTGTGGCGTGCGGTACGCGGGCTGACCGCGCGGG
Coding sequences:
- a CDS encoding extracellular catalytic domain type 1 short-chain-length polyhydroxyalkanoate depolymerase gives rise to the protein MKSGIDSIKVVLLVLCSWLAMAGSAVAAGPAGHWDIGLYGNLFGAREYQVWVPAGYDDSQPLPLLLVLHGCVTGPNLMGEASGFNDVADTEGFIVVYPRQNVTSNPARCWNWQLPINQARDSGEASILAGIVDRVKADYSVDPHRVYVTGISAGGAMTSIMLACYSDVFAAGAIHSGGMFKGATTISGSAYALLAGSIYSPDSNGRLAWQCSGSPSPRPLPVLVFHGSADLTVNPVNGQQAVRQFLQTNDLADDALDNDSVKYVPTSTYHGQVPGGRAYTVDTYAYGGRTLVQHYVVQGMGHAWSGSQSGLPFTDPKGPDATLITWLFLKDYQR
- a CDS encoding TonB-dependent receptor, which produces MIGALLATGPVLAQDAPTAGRSASPTNLDSIKVTARKREETLQEVPVAVTAFTSEALDRMNVQDISDLDAQVPNLTIYAARGASSTVTAYIRGIGQSDPTWGADPGVGIYLDDVYIARPQGALLDVFDVSRIEVLRGPQGTLYGKNTIGGAIKYISRGLPTQTEGFAQITVGNYSQLDAKAAIGGPIGGADSGLRARVAVASMNHDGFGENTFNGQPVSDKQINAARLNVGAYAGDDFDVQFALDWIDDQSGMRGSKMLAPNPFLRAYPPMDSRYDIRSGMRNLNNVETKGASATVNWRPNEDIAVKYVVAKRESDSEANIDFDTTPVKLADVGGTYHDDQVSNEVQLNYDAGGRVRGVVGLYQFSGEAGGQIQNNYFSAQFADNQGKVLTDSIALYADWTFDLTSKLKLDVGARYTDEDKRAIVLNRLYADPGFSRPVAVTADFDKKTNFKNVSPKVSLDYQITPDIMVYGLATRGFKSGGYNIRANAVAVPRSAEPFDDETVDSYEVGSKMAFLDQRLFLNLSAFYNKYKDIQLSVFTGLDTNGDGIDDSFFGDFTNAGAGTVKGLEVEYQYLPSQHWLISGNLAWLDTKYDEYMDRGVNVAKQMKFTNAPEFSGAFNVEYRTELANGSNLSARVSYSYQSEVWPTTDLSPVIKQDGYGLVNAGVIWRLDDAWTFSLQGTNLTDKEYRTTGYNIPAVGTLIGFYGPPRQYSLSVRYDF
- a CDS encoding alpha/beta fold hydrolase, which encodes MMQSYVDLYWNSDDGLRLHARDHAADVGQVPRGTVVCIPGLTRNGADFDALAETLTAEGWRVIAVDLRGRAGSERAHDPSSYNPRTYADDMVALLRSQNIDKAVFVGTSLGVLVTITLASRAPERIAGAVLNDAGPRVPREALARIGKYAGKPVPPMDLEQATAYVASIGKAAFPRFGTDDWRAMAVRTFRPRSDGLLELDYDPAVIRTTRPWLLWLLRPVLWRAVRGLTARVPVLVVRGALSDILPADVARQMAATSESARLVEVPDVGHAPMLSEPEARDAILTLLERVA